In Tachysurus vachellii isolate PV-2020 chromosome 3, HZAU_Pvac_v1, whole genome shotgun sequence, one genomic interval encodes:
- the LOC132842712 gene encoding C-type lectin domain family 6 member A-like, whose product MSFEFCKMDDSENYHSPKEDDVYVNTVDCRSELKNSDISDHTELKDKKKPGKIFRSAFGLLLILGVILTLCVVGILYHNKVVSYEILSEQYSNVTEILMTQEHKVKEIEKPYEALKVKHLQVQEDLAACSEIEKLYEALKVKHLQVQEDLAACSANKNSGQCEEGWKSLGLKSYYFSSFKLNWEQSRDYCVEKGGHLVIITSQTEQNFVVSQIGETHWIGLNDLETEGQWMWVNNQPLKETGVTFWYSSPGRPDEPDNWKEEDPSGEHCAALGHVNGDTDKWFDAPCSTIKKCICEK is encoded by the exons ATGAGTTTTGAATTCTGCAAAATGGACGATAGTGAAAACTATCATTCTCCAAAAG AGGATGATGTTTATGTGAATACAGTAGACTGTCGCTCAGAGCTGAAAAACTCAG ATATCTCTGACCACACTGAGTTGAAAGACAAGAAGAAACCAGGAAAGATCTTCAGATCTGCTTTTGGTCTCCTCCTAATACTTGGTGTTATATTAACACTCTGTGTTGTAGGGATCCTTT ATCACAACAAAGTGGTTTCATATGAGATATTAAGTGAGCAGTATTCTAATGTTACTGAAATATTGATGACGCAAGAACATAAAGTCAAGg AGATAGAAAAACCGTATGAAGCACTGAAGGTGAAGCATCTGCAAGTTCAGGAAGATCTTGCTGCATGTAGTG AGATTGAAAAACTGTATGAAGCACTGAAGGTGAAGCATCTGCAAGTTCAGGAAGATCTCGCTGCATGCAGTG caaataaaaacagtggtCAATGTGAGGAAGGATGGAAGTCCCTTGGTTTAAAGAGTTATTACTTCTCCAGTTTTAAACTGAACTGGGAGCAAAGTAGAGATTACTGTGTGGAGAAAGGAGGCCACCTGGTGATTATAACCAGCCAAACTGAGCAG AATTTTGTAGTTTCACAAATTGGAGAAACACACTGGATTGGTTTGAATGACTTGGAGACTGAAGGACAGTGGATGTGGGTGAACAACCAGCCTTTAAAGGAGACGGGTGTAAC ATTCTGGTATAGTTCTCCCGGGAGACCTGATGAGCCTGATAACTGGAAAGAGGAGGACCCTTCTGGAgagcactgtgctgctctgGGTCATGTTAATGGTGACACAGATAAATGGTTTGATGCTCCTTGTAGTACAATCAAAAAGTGCATctgtgaaaagtaa
- the LOC132842178 gene encoding C-type lectin domain family 4 member A-like, whose amino-acid sequence MQAVYEEIRFDHCKMDNSENYHSPTDKEDDVYVNTEDCRVELKRSDISDRTELKDKKKPGKIFRSAFGLLLILGVLLTLCVVGILYHNKVVSYEILSEQYSNVTETLMTQEHKAKEIEKLYEALKVKHLQVQEDFAACSEIKINGQCEEGWKSLGLKCYYFSSSKLNWEQSQDYCVEKGGHLVIITSQTEQDFVVSQIGETHWIGLNDLETEGQWMWVNNQPLKETGVTFWFSAPNQPDNWKAMDPSGENCAALGDAVATKNSGQCEEGWKSLGLNCYYFSTNKLSWTHS is encoded by the exons ATGCAAGCTGTCTATGAAGAAATAAGATTTGATCACTGCAAAATGGACAATAGTGAAAACTATCACTCTCCAACAG ACAAAGAGGATGATGTTTATGTGAATACAGAAGACTGTCGCGTAGAGCTGAAAAGATcag ATATCTCTGACCGCACTGAGCTGAAAGACAAGAAGAAACCAGGAAAGATCTTCAGATCTGCTTTTGGTCTCCTCCTAATACTTGGTGTTTTATTAACACTCTGTGTTGTAGGGATCCTTT ATCACAACAAAGTGGTTTCATATGAGATATTAAGTGAGCAGTATTCTAATGTTACTGAAACATTGATGACGCAGGAACATAAAGCCAAGg AGATAGAAAAACTGTATGAAGCACTGAAGGTGAAGCATCTCCAAGTTCAGGAAGATTTCGCTGCATGCAGTG aaattaaaatcaATGGACAATGTGAGGAAGGATGGAAGTCTCTTGGTTTAAAGTGTTACTACTTCTCCAGTTCTAAACTGAACTGGGAACAGAGTCAAGATTACTGTGTGGAGAAAGGAGGCCACCTGGTGATTATAACCAGCCAAACTGAACAG GATTTTGTAGTTTCACAAATTGGAGAAACACACTGGATTGGATTGAATGACTTGGAGACTGAAGGACAGTGGATGTGGGTGAACAACCAGCCTTTAAAGGAGACAGGTGTAAC GTTCTGGTTTAGTGCTCCAAATCAGCCTGATAACTGGAAAGCGATGGATCCTTCTGGAGAGAACTGTGCTGCTCTGGGGGACGCAGTTG CAACCAAAAACAGTGGACAATGTGAGGAAGGATGGAAGTCTCTTGGTTTAAACTGTTACTACTTCTCCACTAATAAACTGAGCTGGACACATAGTTGA